Proteins from a genomic interval of Diaminobutyricimonas aerilata:
- a CDS encoding alpha/beta fold hydrolase — MTTIDQEVRNVVLVHGAFADGAGWRGVYDDLTARGFRVTIVQNPLTSFEDDVAATTRVLDKQDGPTILVGHSWGGTVVTEAGNHPSVAGLVYVAALIPDSGQNSGEQYEGFAATPEFVIDVGDDGFGFLNPDKFKVAFAGDASDADAAFLRDSQVPVNMAVFGAPVTHAAWHDKPSWAVVAIGDNAFDQAMVEHMATRAGAEITHVEASHAVFLTQPGVVSEVIATAAQNALAGVR; from the coding sequence ATGACCACCATCGATCAAGAGGTTCGGAACGTGGTGCTGGTGCACGGCGCCTTCGCCGATGGCGCGGGATGGCGCGGCGTGTACGACGACCTGACCGCCCGAGGCTTCCGGGTGACGATCGTGCAGAACCCGCTCACCTCGTTCGAGGACGACGTCGCGGCCACCACCCGCGTGCTCGACAAGCAGGACGGCCCGACCATCCTCGTCGGCCACTCGTGGGGCGGCACCGTCGTCACCGAGGCGGGCAACCACCCCTCGGTCGCCGGGCTCGTCTACGTGGCGGCACTCATCCCGGACAGCGGTCAGAACAGCGGAGAGCAGTACGAGGGCTTCGCGGCGACGCCCGAGTTCGTCATCGACGTGGGCGACGACGGCTTCGGCTTCCTCAACCCCGACAAGTTCAAGGTCGCCTTCGCCGGCGACGCGAGCGACGCCGACGCGGCGTTCCTGCGCGACTCGCAGGTGCCGGTGAACATGGCGGTCTTCGGCGCACCCGTGACCCACGCGGCCTGGCACGACAAGCCCTCGTGGGCCGTCGTCGCGATCGGCGACAACGCCTTCGACCAGGCGATGGTGGAGCACATGGCCACCCGCGCGGGCGCCGAGATCACCCACGTCGAGGCCAGCCACGCCGTGTTCCTGACGCAGCCCGGCGTCGTCTCGGAGGTCATCGCCACGGCAGCGCAGAACGCGCTCGCCGGCGTCCGCTGA
- a CDS encoding alpha/beta fold hydrolase has product MGSSTITVVLVHGATSDTSNWDAVIERLARDGVRAVAAASRMHGLSDDGAHVADLVRRVDGPVVLVGHSYGGMVITQAATDAGDVEALVYVAAIAPDTGESWAELVALPPEGTVGAIPEHVLRDPLPTTTPGWRTLPSWFVYGDADRILPPSAVAFTAERAGARGTTLVEGASHALHVSRPDVVTRTIVAAIAG; this is encoded by the coding sequence ATGGGCAGCAGCACCATCACGGTCGTGCTCGTGCACGGTGCGACCTCCGACACCTCGAACTGGGACGCCGTCATCGAGCGGCTGGCGCGGGACGGCGTGCGGGCGGTCGCCGCGGCCTCCCGGATGCACGGCCTCTCCGACGACGGCGCGCACGTCGCCGACCTCGTGCGCCGCGTCGACGGCCCGGTCGTGCTGGTGGGTCACTCGTACGGCGGCATGGTCATCACGCAAGCGGCGACCGACGCGGGCGACGTCGAGGCGCTCGTCTACGTCGCCGCGATCGCACCCGACACCGGTGAATCGTGGGCCGAGCTGGTCGCGCTTCCCCCGGAGGGCACCGTCGGCGCGATCCCCGAGCACGTGCTGCGCGATCCGCTTCCCACGACGACTCCGGGCTGGCGCACGCTGCCCTCGTGGTTCGTGTACGGCGACGCGGACCGCATCCTGCCCCCCTCCGCGGTCGCGTTCACCGCAGAGCGCGCGGGTGCGCGCGGCACGACGCTCGTCGAGGGCGCGTCCCATGCCCTCCACGTCTCACGACCGGATGTCGTGACCCGCACGATCGTGGCCGCGATCGCGGGCTGA
- a CDS encoding helix-turn-helix transcriptional regulator produces MTTRPPWGSDVPAASALALRHLEDIFGVEDVPPTAVERLTRHAQWFGVLPRLDDLSAEGAALAADFSALQPDVRGHLLAFALQGEMGALSSVRASAAATGFIELAERGRVGWTTDRHRVAVLAAAGPDDHRLAGRVHFSDAATPHGGALHLLFADEEVGVDDLVSAAEFYARADRPSWAVHCLVSAADAATAPDRAAALAAAAANLAACDGDFQVAERVMERFTAVDTRVLIRESAPARALRQALVENESAAARATLEARLSSDGLDADAVGEALAVYALVNVIGAELEGWNGFMAACAAATVPLHPEIIAIGSTFGSATEPHLDYPATADGRGWSQLAGCVATILHAYRDMRLGSFAPPVGLVKRVGNRLVRAVEATYVSIMLAHNQHWNELDTALAIAIETTTETVPAPLMRAGSEAMLAFAEAFRGERDAARQRVDRILAEPVARGAYRLRAILDSVIVMIEGPQGNYDQAMALLSTRQADILNLTTGPCGPIELFDFVDYALMVQETEQAEARVERFREALQRQRSERADFVLAACDAIIAARTTLEPTEELLVRAESLPFVYEAARLRMVYAERLRRARRTTEARRQLLRVEFDLISVRAGAWLDRVRRELRACQREIAVQVGDLTEQEMRIAELAAGGMSNKEIGVQLYLSPRTVGGHLYRIFPKLGVTTRAQLRDAMSVSAEVGGATGPAGDPRMPRDTDWPV; encoded by the coding sequence ATGACCACCCGACCGCCCTGGGGGAGCGACGTGCCGGCTGCATCCGCCCTCGCCCTGCGGCACCTCGAGGACATCTTCGGTGTCGAGGACGTGCCCCCGACGGCGGTCGAACGGCTGACCCGTCACGCCCAGTGGTTCGGCGTGCTGCCGCGGCTCGACGACCTGAGCGCCGAGGGGGCGGCGCTCGCCGCGGACTTCTCCGCACTGCAGCCCGATGTGCGCGGCCATCTGCTCGCGTTCGCGCTGCAGGGGGAGATGGGCGCGCTGTCGTCGGTGCGGGCGTCCGCCGCGGCGACGGGGTTCATCGAGCTCGCCGAGCGGGGACGTGTCGGCTGGACGACCGACCGGCACCGTGTGGCCGTTCTCGCCGCCGCCGGGCCCGACGACCACCGCCTCGCCGGTCGCGTGCACTTCTCCGACGCCGCGACGCCGCACGGCGGCGCGCTGCACCTGCTCTTCGCCGACGAGGAGGTCGGCGTCGACGACCTGGTCTCCGCCGCCGAGTTCTATGCCCGCGCCGACCGGCCCTCGTGGGCGGTGCACTGTCTCGTGAGCGCGGCGGATGCCGCGACCGCCCCGGATCGGGCGGCCGCGCTCGCCGCCGCTGCCGCGAACCTCGCGGCGTGCGACGGGGACTTCCAGGTCGCGGAGCGGGTGATGGAGCGCTTCACGGCGGTCGATACGCGCGTGCTCATCCGGGAGAGCGCCCCGGCTCGCGCCCTGCGGCAGGCGCTCGTCGAGAACGAGTCCGCCGCCGCCCGGGCCACTCTCGAGGCGCGGCTGTCGAGCGACGGCCTCGACGCCGATGCCGTCGGCGAGGCGCTCGCCGTCTACGCGCTCGTCAACGTGATCGGCGCGGAGCTGGAGGGCTGGAACGGGTTCATGGCCGCCTGCGCCGCCGCGACCGTGCCGCTCCACCCCGAGATCATCGCGATCGGCTCCACCTTCGGCAGCGCAACGGAGCCCCACCTCGACTACCCGGCGACCGCCGACGGACGCGGGTGGTCGCAGCTCGCGGGCTGCGTCGCGACGATCCTGCACGCGTACCGCGACATGCGCCTCGGGTCGTTCGCCCCGCCGGTCGGGCTGGTCAAGCGGGTCGGCAACCGCCTCGTGCGCGCCGTCGAGGCGACGTACGTGTCGATCATGCTCGCGCACAACCAGCACTGGAACGAGCTCGACACGGCGCTCGCGATCGCGATCGAGACCACCACGGAGACGGTGCCTGCGCCGCTCATGCGGGCCGGATCCGAGGCGATGCTCGCCTTCGCCGAGGCCTTCCGGGGGGAGCGCGACGCGGCGCGGCAGCGCGTCGACCGCATCCTCGCCGAACCGGTGGCGCGCGGCGCGTACCGGCTGCGCGCGATCCTCGACTCGGTAATCGTGATGATCGAGGGCCCGCAGGGCAACTACGACCAGGCGATGGCCCTGCTCTCGACGCGGCAGGCCGACATCCTGAACCTCACGACCGGCCCGTGCGGTCCGATCGAGCTGTTCGACTTCGTCGACTACGCGCTCATGGTGCAGGAGACCGAGCAGGCGGAGGCGCGCGTCGAGCGCTTCCGCGAGGCCCTGCAACGGCAGCGATCCGAGCGCGCCGACTTCGTGCTCGCCGCGTGCGATGCGATCATCGCCGCGCGCACCACCCTCGAGCCCACGGAGGAGTTGCTGGTGCGGGCGGAGTCGCTCCCGTTCGTCTACGAGGCGGCGCGGCTGCGCATGGTCTACGCGGAACGGCTGCGCCGCGCGCGCCGCACGACCGAGGCGCGGCGCCAGCTGCTGCGGGTCGAGTTCGACCTCATCAGCGTGCGCGCCGGCGCCTGGCTCGACCGCGTGCGGCGCGAGTTGCGCGCGTGCCAGCGCGAGATCGCCGTGCAGGTCGGCGATCTGACCGAGCAGGAGATGCGCATCGCGGAACTCGCCGCCGGCGGCATGTCCAACAAGGAGATCGGCGTGCAGCTGTACCTGTCGCCGCGCACGGTCGGCGGGCACCTGTACCGGATCTTCCCCAAGCTCGGCGTCACCACCCGGGCGCAGCTGCGCGATGCGATGTCGGTGAGCGCGGAAGTCGGCGGCGCGACCGGGCCGGCCGGCGACCCGCGTATGCCACGGGACACCGACTGGCCGGTCTGA
- a CDS encoding NADPH-dependent FMN reductase produces MSDLRIGVIVGSTRPGRVGKQVADWVLDRASARGDARYELIDLADFTLPHLDEANSPILGLYEKEHTKKWAATIARYDGYVFVTPEYNRSIPGTLKNAIDFLYAEWNDKAAGIVSYGGAVSGARAAEHLRLILAELQVADVRQPVLFSTITDFEDYTVFKEPAAYHVAALEVQLDQLVAWATALRSVRAGAASAA; encoded by the coding sequence ATGTCAGACCTCAGGATCGGCGTCATCGTCGGAAGCACCCGACCGGGACGGGTCGGCAAGCAGGTGGCCGACTGGGTGCTCGATCGAGCGAGCGCCCGCGGTGATGCGCGGTACGAGCTGATCGACCTCGCCGACTTCACGCTGCCGCACCTCGACGAGGCGAACTCGCCCATTCTCGGGCTGTACGAGAAGGAGCACACCAAGAAGTGGGCGGCGACCATCGCGCGATACGACGGTTACGTGTTCGTCACGCCGGAGTACAACCGCTCGATCCCGGGCACGCTGAAGAACGCGATCGACTTCCTCTACGCCGAGTGGAACGACAAGGCGGCGGGCATCGTGAGCTACGGCGGCGCCGTGAGCGGAGCGCGCGCGGCGGAGCACCTGAGGCTCATCCTCGCCGAACTGCAGGTGGCCGATGTGCGCCAGCCGGTGCTGTTCTCCACCATCACCGACTTCGAGGACTACACCGTCTTCAAGGAACCCGCGGCGTACCACGTCGCGGCGCTCGAGGTGCAGCTCGACCAGCTGGTCGCCTGGGCGACGGCGCTGCGTTCGGTGCGGGCAGGGGCGGCGTCGGCCGCCTGA
- a CDS encoding LLM class flavin-dependent oxidoreductase: MELGIGAFGDANWDPATGTRISEAQAVRNVVESIEVAEQAGLDWFGLGEHHTPEFPVSAAATVLAAAAARTSRIKLSSAVTVLSTDDPVRVYEQYATVDALSNGRVEMIPGRGSSIESFPLFGYDLRDYDRLFAEKLDLLLEVNRSARVTWEGTTRPALHGEYVPPRAEHGPIPIWLGVGGNPGSVIRAAQLGLPMATGVLGGSAIRSATNATLYRRAAEQFGNSPEQTMIMLGSPGFLMPDGKMARETWWPHWHQFMKIVGEQRGFAAPTRDSYDRDTGPQGGLLIGSPEEIAERIILMHQHWGHVRQYLHIDMGALPQKDLLRAIELFGTEVRPLVQRELGTTSVDTLLGRASAPALTSSR; the protein is encoded by the coding sequence ATGGAACTCGGAATCGGCGCCTTCGGAGACGCCAACTGGGATCCGGCTACGGGAACCCGCATCTCGGAAGCACAAGCGGTGCGGAACGTCGTCGAATCGATCGAGGTCGCCGAACAGGCCGGACTGGACTGGTTCGGACTGGGCGAGCACCACACGCCCGAGTTCCCCGTCTCGGCCGCCGCGACCGTACTCGCCGCCGCCGCGGCACGCACCTCCCGCATCAAACTGTCGAGCGCCGTCACGGTGTTGAGCACGGATGATCCGGTGCGCGTGTACGAGCAGTACGCGACGGTCGACGCCCTCTCGAACGGGCGGGTCGAGATGATCCCCGGCCGCGGCTCCTCGATCGAGTCGTTCCCGCTCTTCGGATACGACTTGAGGGACTACGACCGGCTCTTCGCCGAGAAGCTCGACCTGCTGCTCGAGGTGAACCGGTCCGCACGCGTCACGTGGGAGGGCACCACCCGTCCTGCTCTGCACGGCGAATACGTGCCGCCGAGGGCGGAGCACGGGCCGATCCCGATCTGGCTCGGGGTCGGCGGGAACCCCGGATCGGTCATCCGTGCGGCCCAACTGGGTCTCCCGATGGCGACCGGCGTGCTCGGCGGGAGCGCCATCCGTTCCGCCACCAACGCGACCCTCTACCGACGGGCCGCCGAGCAGTTCGGCAACAGCCCCGAGCAGACCATGATCATGCTCGGATCGCCGGGCTTCCTCATGCCCGACGGCAAGATGGCCCGCGAGACGTGGTGGCCGCACTGGCACCAGTTCATGAAGATCGTCGGTGAGCAGCGCGGCTTCGCCGCCCCTACCCGCGACTCCTACGACCGGGACACCGGGCCGCAGGGCGGTCTGCTGATCGGCTCCCCCGAGGAGATCGCCGAGCGGATCATCCTCATGCACCAGCACTGGGGTCACGTGCGCCAGTACCTCCACATCGACATGGGTGCCCTGCCGCAGAAGGACCTGCTGCGCGCGATCGAGTTGTTCGGCACGGAGGTGCGCCCCCTCGTGCAGAGGGAACTCGGCACGACCTCCGTCGACACGCTTCTGGGTCGCGCCTCCGCCCCCGCCCTCACGTCGTCTCGCTGA
- a CDS encoding NADPH-dependent F420 reductase: MGIQRIAVVGAGRVGTAVARTLVDAGYDVTLSGSGSPAEVEAFASIVAPGAQARWTAEAVTQADLVIVAVPLHRLASLAPAPFTGRVVVDAMNYWPPIDGELEEFDAAPDGTSRVVERLLAGSTIVKTLNHVGYHDLEVDRRALGHPQRLGLAVAGDDPSAVAIVAGVIERIGYDPVTLPSLADGRALQPGGPVFGARLTAAEISRALRDLRLEAA, translated from the coding sequence ATGGGGATACAGCGGATCGCCGTCGTGGGCGCGGGACGCGTCGGAACCGCCGTCGCCCGCACGCTGGTCGACGCCGGATACGACGTGACCCTGAGCGGGTCCGGTTCCCCCGCCGAGGTGGAGGCATTCGCCTCCATCGTCGCGCCGGGCGCCCAGGCGAGATGGACGGCGGAGGCGGTGACGCAGGCCGATCTGGTGATCGTCGCCGTGCCGCTGCACCGCCTCGCGAGCCTCGCCCCGGCGCCCTTCACCGGCCGGGTGGTGGTCGACGCGATGAACTACTGGCCGCCGATCGACGGGGAACTCGAGGAGTTCGACGCCGCTCCCGACGGCACGAGCAGGGTCGTCGAGCGCCTGCTCGCGGGAAGCACGATCGTGAAGACGCTCAACCACGTCGGCTACCACGACCTCGAGGTCGACCGGCGTGCGCTCGGTCATCCGCAGCGACTCGGGCTCGCCGTCGCCGGCGACGACCCGTCCGCCGTCGCGATCGTCGCCGGAGTGATCGAGCGGATCGGTTATGACCCGGTGACCCTTCCCTCCCTCGCCGACGGACGTGCGCTGCAACCGGGCGGCCCGGTCTTCGGAGCGCGCCTCACCGCCGCCGAGATCAGCCGCGCGCTGCGGGACCTCCGGCTCGAGGCCGCCTGA
- a CDS encoding LLM class flavin-dependent oxidoreductase has translation MSNPWSQDSALSTRAEPRVADPAPGGLHFGIGTFAFQTADDDGSPTPGPQVLRDVVAEAVAAERAGLDSFGIAEHYRPGMMDSAAPVVLGAIASRTTTLRLGTAVTVLSTQDPVRVYNEYATLDAVSDGRAQLIVGRGSAIESFPLFGFRLADYEQLFEEKLDLLMRLLREQPVTWSGRFRSPLVDQVLEPSVAPGAIPVWVGVGGSPQSVVRAARFGLPLMLGIIGGSIERFGPLVDLYRRTMQTLGQAEQPVGMHVHGFIADTDDEAIERFWPVWSGMMNAEAPKRGWAPFRRDRYDAEVAAGSLVVGSPETVARQVAAGMRTLGATRFDFVAAASRMPHKDKRENIERFGLEVVPHVRTLLADTATGVA, from the coding sequence ATGAGTAACCCATGGTCCCAGGATTCGGCGCTCTCCACACGCGCCGAGCCCCGTGTGGCGGATCCCGCTCCGGGCGGCCTCCACTTCGGCATCGGCACCTTCGCGTTCCAGACCGCCGACGACGACGGATCGCCGACGCCGGGACCGCAAGTACTGCGCGACGTCGTCGCCGAAGCCGTCGCCGCGGAACGCGCGGGTCTCGACTCCTTCGGCATCGCCGAGCACTACCGGCCGGGGATGATGGATTCCGCAGCACCCGTCGTGCTCGGCGCGATCGCGTCGCGCACCACGACGCTCCGGCTAGGCACGGCCGTCACCGTGCTCAGCACCCAGGATCCCGTGCGCGTCTACAACGAGTACGCCACCCTCGACGCCGTCTCGGACGGCCGCGCGCAGCTCATCGTGGGTCGCGGCTCGGCGATCGAGTCGTTCCCGCTCTTCGGCTTCCGGCTCGCGGACTACGAGCAGCTCTTCGAGGAGAAACTCGACCTGCTGATGCGCCTCCTGCGCGAGCAGCCGGTCACCTGGTCGGGCCGCTTCCGATCGCCGCTCGTCGATCAGGTGCTCGAGCCCTCCGTCGCCCCCGGTGCCATCCCGGTATGGGTCGGTGTCGGCGGCAGCCCGCAGTCGGTCGTGCGCGCGGCCCGATTCGGGTTGCCCCTCATGCTCGGCATCATCGGCGGCAGCATCGAACGGTTCGGCCCCCTGGTGGATCTCTACCGGCGCACGATGCAGACGCTCGGTCAGGCCGAGCAACCGGTCGGCATGCACGTGCACGGCTTCATCGCCGACACCGACGACGAGGCGATCGAGCGCTTCTGGCCGGTCTGGTCGGGGATGATGAACGCCGAGGCGCCGAAGCGCGGATGGGCGCCGTTCCGGCGCGACCGGTACGACGCCGAAGTCGCCGCCGGCTCGCTCGTCGTCGGCTCGCCCGAGACGGTCGCCCGCCAGGTGGCGGCCGGGATGCGGACGCTCGGCGCGACGCGGTTCGACTTCGTCGCCGCCGCGAGCCGGATGCCGCACAAGGACAAGCGCGAGAACATCGAGCGCTTCGGGCTCGAGGTCGTGCCCCACGTGCGGACGCTCCTCGCCGACACCGCGACGGGTGTCGCGTGA
- a CDS encoding winged helix-turn-helix transcriptional regulator: MTESEDTMAEKQRISDMLCICTEDDPQVFRSVLDRVADKWTLIVIGLLEERTLRFTELLAAIPGISRRMLTLTLRSLERDGLVSRTIYAEVPPRVEYRATPLGAALSGPVLALATWVADHKDEIETHRLTFDEAADRRAVEVGRG; this comes from the coding sequence GTGACCGAGAGCGAGGACACGATGGCGGAGAAGCAGCGGATCAGCGACATGCTCTGCATCTGCACGGAGGACGACCCGCAGGTGTTCCGCTCCGTGCTCGATCGCGTCGCCGACAAGTGGACGCTCATCGTCATCGGGCTGCTCGAGGAACGCACGCTCCGTTTCACGGAGCTGCTCGCGGCCATCCCCGGCATCTCGCGGCGGATGCTGACACTGACGCTGCGCTCGCTCGAGAGGGACGGGCTGGTCAGCCGCACCATCTACGCCGAGGTGCCGCCGCGGGTCGAATACCGGGCCACTCCCCTCGGTGCCGCGCTCAGCGGGCCGGTGCTCGCCCTCGCGACGTGGGTCGCCGACCACAAGGACGAGATCGAGACGCACCGGCTCACGTTCGACGAAGCCGCCGATCGGCGGGCCGTGGAGGTCGGGCGCGGCTAG
- a CDS encoding TetR/AcrR family transcriptional regulator, whose translation MTTPTTDADAGTRPRGRGRRRADEVRADVLAAVGRLVLDEGIAGLTFERVARIAGVSKTTLYKWWPSRGALALDGYFHAVERTLAFDATVDVRADLRHQLHSFAEVMATPGGRALLQLIGESQLDENLAVAYRALYSSGRRLLAHDRLTLAQQNGEIRAGVDVHVLVDQLWGAVYHRLLIPDEPVTPEFLDALVDNLFDGIAPKK comes from the coding sequence GTGACGACACCCACGACGGACGCCGACGCCGGCACCCGCCCGCGCGGGCGCGGGCGTCGGCGTGCCGACGAGGTGCGCGCCGACGTGCTCGCCGCGGTCGGCCGGCTCGTGCTCGACGAGGGCATCGCCGGACTCACCTTCGAGCGGGTCGCCCGCATCGCGGGAGTCAGCAAGACGACGCTGTACAAGTGGTGGCCCTCCCGCGGCGCGCTCGCCCTCGACGGCTACTTCCACGCCGTCGAACGGACACTCGCCTTCGACGCCACGGTCGACGTGCGGGCCGACCTGCGGCACCAACTGCACTCGTTCGCGGAGGTGATGGCGACCCCCGGCGGTCGGGCACTCCTGCAGCTCATCGGGGAATCGCAGCTCGATGAGAACCTCGCCGTCGCCTACCGCGCCCTGTACTCCTCCGGCCGACGTCTACTGGCCCACGACCGGTTGACGCTCGCCCAGCAGAACGGCGAGATCCGCGCCGGGGTCGACGTGCACGTGCTCGTCGACCAGCTCTGGGGCGCGGTCTACCACCGGCTGCTCATCCCCGACGAGCCGGTCACCCCGGAGTTCCTGGATGCGCTGGTGGACAACCTCTTCGACGGGATCGCGCCGAAGAAGTGA
- a CDS encoding nuclear transport factor 2 family protein — protein MDATPIPDAIRTFVDATNAGDTDAFVATFAPDARLDDWGRVFTGHDGIRGWNRTDNIGVRSHFELLDIRAASEADAYLVTLRVTGDGYNGTGPMTFVLRDGLIADLRIA, from the coding sequence ATGGACGCCACGCCCATCCCCGACGCCATCCGCACCTTCGTCGACGCGACGAACGCCGGCGACACCGACGCCTTCGTGGCGACCTTCGCCCCGGACGCCCGCCTGGACGACTGGGGCCGCGTCTTCACCGGCCACGACGGCATCCGGGGGTGGAACCGCACCGACAACATCGGCGTGCGCTCGCACTTCGAGCTGCTCGACATCCGGGCGGCATCCGAAGCGGACGCGTACCTCGTCACGCTGCGGGTCACCGGCGATGGCTACAACGGCACCGGACCCATGACGTTCGTTCTGCGGGACGGTCTCATCGCCGATCTGCGGATCGCCTGA
- a CDS encoding SDR family oxidoreductase translates to MSDQKVVLITGASSGFGALTARALADAGDIVYAGMRHTGDRNAPRVQEAADYSQQHGVDLRAIELDVNFQESVDTAVAQILAAEGRIDVLIHNAGHMVVGPAEAFTPEQLAELYDVNVLSTQRVNRAVLPAMRARGAGLVVWVSSSSVKGGTPPYLAPYFAAKAGMDSLAVSYAGELARWGVETSIVVPGSFTRGTNHFAHSGTPADAEVAAEYETRYTGLMEQVARKLADLSPADADASLVADEIARIVALPAGERPFRVHIDPADDGSEEVSEVADRVRREFLGRVGLEDLLTVHTGR, encoded by the coding sequence ATGTCCGATCAGAAGGTCGTGCTCATCACCGGCGCCTCGAGCGGTTTCGGCGCCCTCACCGCCCGCGCACTCGCGGATGCCGGAGACATCGTCTACGCCGGCATGCGCCACACGGGCGATCGCAATGCACCGCGCGTGCAGGAGGCGGCGGACTACTCGCAGCAGCACGGCGTCGACCTGCGCGCCATCGAGCTCGACGTGAACTTCCAGGAGTCCGTCGACACGGCGGTCGCCCAGATCCTCGCCGCCGAGGGCCGCATCGACGTGCTCATCCACAACGCCGGTCACATGGTTGTCGGACCCGCGGAGGCGTTCACCCCCGAACAGCTCGCCGAGTTGTACGACGTCAACGTGCTGTCGACCCAGCGGGTCAACCGGGCCGTGCTGCCCGCGATGCGCGCTCGCGGCGCGGGTCTCGTCGTCTGGGTGTCGAGCTCGAGCGTGAAGGGCGGTACCCCGCCGTACCTCGCCCCCTACTTCGCCGCGAAGGCCGGCATGGACTCCCTCGCCGTGAGCTACGCGGGCGAACTCGCCCGGTGGGGCGTCGAGACCTCGATCGTGGTGCCCGGCTCCTTCACCCGCGGCACGAACCACTTCGCGCACAGCGGCACCCCCGCCGACGCGGAGGTCGCCGCCGAGTACGAGACCCGGTACACCGGACTCATGGAGCAGGTCGCCCGCAAGCTCGCCGACCTCTCGCCCGCCGACGCGGACGCGTCGCTCGTCGCCGACGAGATCGCCCGCATCGTGGCGCTCCCCGCCGGTGAGCGGCCGTTCCGGGTGCACATCGACCCGGCCGACGACGGCTCCGAAGAGGTGTCGGAGGTCGCCGACCGCGTCCGCCGCGAGTTCCTCGGACGCGTCGGGCTCGAGGACCTGCTGACCGTGCACACCGGACGGTGA
- a CDS encoding SDR family oxidoreductase, which yields MNTDRIALVTGGSGGIGQSVVERLAADGFAVAVHYAGNRAKADALAERLAESGHRAIAVGGDVADENAMAAAFDATEEAFGGIDVVVNTAGIMILGPVATFDLDALDRMHRTNIRGTFVVSQLAATRLRAGGALINVSTSQTRLQHPTYGAYAASKAAVEGLTMVLARELRGKDITVNAVAPGPVATPLFLDGKDEETIARLAALPPLERLGQPEDIGEVVAFLAGPARWINGQVLFANGGIA from the coding sequence ATGAACACGGATCGGATCGCACTGGTCACCGGCGGCTCGGGCGGCATCGGCCAGTCCGTCGTCGAACGACTCGCGGCCGACGGCTTCGCCGTCGCCGTGCACTACGCCGGCAACCGGGCAAAGGCTGACGCGCTCGCCGAGCGACTCGCGGAGTCCGGTCACCGGGCGATCGCCGTCGGCGGCGATGTCGCCGACGAGAACGCGATGGCCGCGGCGTTCGACGCGACGGAAGAGGCCTTCGGCGGCATCGACGTGGTCGTCAACACGGCCGGCATCATGATCCTCGGCCCGGTCGCGACGTTCGACCTCGATGCCCTCGATCGGATGCACCGCACGAACATCCGCGGCACCTTCGTCGTCTCGCAGCTCGCGGCCACGCGCCTGCGCGCCGGCGGCGCCCTCATCAACGTCTCGACGAGCCAGACTCGGCTGCAGCACCCTACCTACGGCGCCTACGCCGCGAGCAAAGCCGCTGTCGAGGGCCTCACCATGGTGCTCGCCCGCGAGCTCCGCGGCAAGGACATCACCGTGAACGCCGTCGCCCCCGGCCCCGTCGCCACTCCCCTGTTCCTCGACGGCAAGGACGAGGAGACCATCGCGCGCCTCGCCGCCCTCCCGCCGCTCGAGCGACTCGGGCAGCCCGAGGACATCGGCGAAGTCGTCGCGTTCCTCGCCGGACCCGCCCGCTGGATCAACGGGCAGGTGCTGTTCGCCAACGGCGGCATCGCCTGA